A genomic window from Exiguobacterium acetylicum DSM 20416 includes:
- a CDS encoding alpha/beta hydrolase, whose protein sequence is MKITLPKPFFFEAGPRAVLLLHGFTGSSADVRILGRYLQKQGYTSLAPQYKGHAAPPEELTKTGPADWWQDVLAGYQELVDKGYDEIAVCGLSLGGVMSLKLSMNRPVKAVIPMCAPAYIKSEEVMYAGVTEYAREFKKREGKSQEEIDHEMASFEPMPTLKDLQELLRETRDSLEDVYAPTLVVQARNDHMINTDSANIIHDGVSAFQKELIWYENSGHVITLDKEKDQLHSDILDFLESLNWSK, encoded by the coding sequence ATGAAAATCACTTTACCGAAACCATTCTTTTTCGAAGCCGGCCCACGTGCCGTTTTACTATTACACGGATTCACGGGATCGAGCGCGGATGTCCGCATCCTCGGTCGCTATTTACAGAAGCAGGGCTATACGTCCCTCGCACCACAATATAAAGGGCACGCTGCCCCACCCGAAGAGCTGACGAAGACCGGGCCAGCCGACTGGTGGCAGGATGTCCTTGCCGGATATCAGGAACTCGTCGATAAAGGTTATGACGAAATCGCCGTTTGCGGACTGTCGCTTGGTGGCGTCATGTCGCTGAAGTTATCGATGAACCGTCCGGTCAAAGCGGTCATCCCGATGTGTGCACCCGCCTACATCAAAAGTGAAGAAGTCATGTATGCAGGAGTCACCGAGTACGCACGAGAATTCAAGAAGCGAGAAGGCAAATCGCAAGAAGAGATCGACCACGAGATGGCGTCCTTCGAACCGATGCCGACCTTGAAGGACTTGCAGGAACTGCTGCGCGAGACACGCGATTCGCTCGAGGACGTCTACGCACCGACGCTCGTCGTCCAAGCACGCAATGATCACATGATCAACACCGACTCCGCGAACATCATCCATGATGGAGTCAGTGCCTTCCAAAAAGAGCTGATCTGGTATGAGAACTCAGGTCACGTCATTACGCTCGACAAAGAAAAAGACCAGCTCCACTCTGACATCTTGGACTTCCTGGAGTCATTGAACTGGAGCAAGTAA
- the secG gene encoding preprotein translocase subunit SecG translates to MIIHNVALVGLIVVSVLLIIVVLLMSGRTTGLGALTGGAEQLFGRQKARGLDAVLNRVASILGALLFILALLVAFYK, encoded by the coding sequence ATGATCATTCATAACGTGGCTCTTGTCGGCCTCATCGTCGTTTCCGTTCTTCTCATCATCGTCGTTCTATTGATGTCGGGTCGTACGACTGGACTCGGAGCATTGACGGGTGGAGCAGAACAATTATTTGGTCGCCAAAAAGCTCGTGGCTTGGATGCGGTCCTAAATCGTGTGGCGTCTATCTTAGGAGCATTACTCTTCATCTTGGCGTTACTCGTCGCTTTTTATAAGTGA
- the rbsB gene encoding ribose ABC transporter substrate-binding protein RbsB, with product MKKLLAVVMMALMVFAAACSTEQPGSNNGDTKKKTKDFKIGLSISTLNNPFFVSLKEGAEQEAKAQGATLQVADAQDDAAKQASDIEDMVQKKVDLILINPTDSAAVGAAVQTANDANIPVITVDRNAEAGDVVAHIASDNVAGGKQAGEFMIELVGDKAKVVELEGIPGASATRDRGKGFHEAVDGKLDVVAKQAANFDRAKGLSVMENILQNNKDIKAVFAHNDEMALGAVEALKAAGLNDVKVIGFDATDDAVKAVKDGKMAGTIAQKPTEIGKMGVETAIKHLKGETVEKNIPVDLELIKQ from the coding sequence ATGAAAAAACTACTTGCAGTCGTCATGATGGCACTAATGGTCTTTGCAGCCGCTTGTTCGACGGAACAGCCAGGCAGCAACAACGGTGATACGAAAAAGAAGACGAAGGACTTCAAGATTGGTCTTTCGATTTCAACCCTCAACAACCCATTCTTCGTCTCGTTAAAAGAAGGGGCAGAACAAGAAGCAAAAGCACAAGGCGCAACACTTCAAGTCGCGGATGCGCAAGATGACGCGGCAAAACAAGCAAGCGACATCGAAGACATGGTTCAAAAGAAAGTCGATCTCATCTTGATCAACCCAACGGATTCAGCAGCAGTTGGTGCAGCCGTCCAAACAGCGAACGATGCGAACATCCCTGTCATCACAGTTGACCGCAACGCAGAAGCAGGCGACGTCGTCGCACACATCGCGTCAGATAACGTCGCAGGTGGGAAACAAGCAGGTGAGTTCATGATCGAACTCGTCGGCGATAAAGCAAAAGTCGTGGAGCTCGAAGGGATTCCAGGAGCATCCGCAACACGCGACCGTGGTAAAGGATTCCATGAAGCAGTCGACGGTAAACTTGACGTCGTCGCAAAACAAGCAGCAAACTTCGACCGGGCAAAAGGTTTGTCGGTCATGGAGAACATCCTCCAGAACAACAAAGACATCAAAGCCGTCTTCGCACACAATGATGAGATGGCACTCGGTGCGGTTGAAGCATTAAAAGCAGCGGGTCTGAACGATGTTAAAGTCATCGGCTTCGATGCGACAGATGATGCCGTCAAAGCTGTCAAAGACGGAAAAATGGCAGGAACGATCGCTCAAAAACCGACTGAGATCGGGAAAATGGGTGTCGAGACAGCGATCAAGCACTTAAAAGGTGAAACAGTCGAGAAGAACATACCAGTCGACCTCGAATTGATCAAACAATAA
- the rbsC gene encoding ribose ABC transporter permease translates to MELMQGKVTEAKPRRLGIGQKLGPLAGLFAIVLVVSIMEPDFLTLNNLFNILRQVSINALIAFGMTFVILTGGIDLSVGSILALSSAFVAGLMTDGTSALIAVLAGLIVGAVMGALNGMVISLGKVAPFIATLATMTIFRGLTLVYTDGKPITGLSQGGWFELFGRGYFWIFPVPVLTMLIAFAVLYFILKKTTFGRYTYAIGGNEEAAKLMGIQVNKVKIMIYSLSGLMAALAGIILTSRLNSAQPTAGTSYELDAIAAVVLGGTSLSGGRGWIVGTLIGALIIGTLNNGLNLLGVSSFFQLVVKGLVILFAVLADRKQAA, encoded by the coding sequence ATGGAATTGATGCAAGGCAAGGTAACGGAAGCAAAACCGAGACGTCTTGGGATCGGACAAAAGCTTGGACCACTCGCAGGATTGTTCGCGATCGTCCTCGTCGTCTCGATCATGGAACCGGACTTTTTAACATTGAATAATTTATTTAACATCTTACGTCAAGTCTCGATCAATGCCTTGATTGCCTTCGGGATGACGTTCGTTATTCTGACGGGTGGGATTGATTTATCAGTCGGCTCGATTCTTGCGCTATCGTCCGCCTTCGTCGCGGGTCTGATGACGGATGGAACGTCAGCGTTGATCGCTGTTCTCGCCGGATTGATCGTCGGAGCTGTCATGGGTGCCTTGAACGGGATGGTCATTTCACTCGGGAAAGTCGCACCATTCATCGCGACCCTCGCGACGATGACGATCTTCCGCGGCTTGACGCTCGTCTATACGGACGGGAAACCGATCACTGGTCTAAGCCAAGGCGGCTGGTTCGAACTGTTCGGACGCGGTTACTTCTGGATCTTCCCAGTACCTGTTCTGACGATGTTGATCGCCTTTGCGGTTCTCTACTTCATCTTGAAGAAGACGACGTTCGGTCGTTATACGTATGCGATCGGCGGTAACGAAGAAGCAGCGAAATTGATGGGGATTCAAGTCAATAAAGTCAAAATCATGATTTACTCACTCTCAGGTTTGATGGCAGCACTCGCCGGCATCATCCTGACGTCCCGTCTGAACTCGGCACAGCCGACGGCGGGGACATCGTACGAACTCGATGCCATCGCAGCGGTCGTCCTTGGTGGGACGAGCCTGTCAGGTGGTCGTGGCTGGATTGTCGGTACCTTGATCGGTGCCTTGATCATCGGAACACTGAACAATGGTCTTAACTTGCTTGGTGTTTCCTCGTTCTTCCAACTCGTCGTCAAAGGTTTAGTCATTTTGTTCGCGGTACTCGCGGACCGGAAACAAGCAGCGTAA
- a CDS encoding sugar ABC transporter ATP-binding protein — protein sequence MRIEMTGIKKAFGPVPVLKGVDFELAAGEIHALMGENGAGKSTLMKILTGVHKADAGTIRVDGQDVEYKNPKLAEEAGIAFIHQELNILPDLTVTENLFLGRELKSRFGILKQGEMKRQAERELAELNVFMDVDQLARTLSVGQQQMIEIAKALMTDAKVIIMDEPTAALTEREIRALFSVATALRNQGVSIVYISHRMEEIFELCDRITVLRDGISVSTHAIPETSFEQIVREMVGREMGERYPDRDVSIGATVLEVKQASGKRFDDVSFSVKAGEIIGFSGLMGAGRTEVMRGLFGVDRLKDGTIELNGQSLKIKTPYDAIRQGIGFLTEDRKGEGLFLDFSLRENISLPTIRSLSRSGVIKDQAERDFAEGYLKSLSVRHSSMDQPAKSLSGGNQQKVVLAKWLGTQPKVLILDEPTRGVDVGAKKEIYLIMNELAAAGVAIIMVSSDLPEILGMSDRVYVMREGKMSGMLTRQEATQESIMTLATGGQ from the coding sequence ATGCGTATCGAGATGACAGGTATCAAAAAAGCATTCGGTCCCGTCCCTGTCCTGAAAGGGGTCGACTTCGAACTCGCTGCGGGTGAGATCCACGCCTTGATGGGAGAGAACGGTGCCGGGAAATCGACGCTGATGAAGATTTTGACCGGTGTTCATAAAGCGGACGCAGGCACGATCCGCGTCGATGGACAGGACGTCGAGTATAAGAATCCGAAGCTTGCCGAAGAGGCGGGGATTGCCTTCATCCATCAGGAACTAAACATCCTCCCGGATTTGACGGTGACGGAGAACTTGTTCCTCGGACGGGAGTTGAAGTCACGCTTTGGGATTCTCAAGCAAGGGGAGATGAAGCGGCAGGCGGAACGTGAACTCGCGGAATTGAACGTCTTCATGGACGTCGACCAGCTTGCTCGGACGTTATCAGTCGGTCAACAACAGATGATTGAAATCGCAAAAGCTCTGATGACGGATGCGAAGGTCATCATCATGGATGAACCGACAGCCGCACTAACGGAGCGGGAAATTCGTGCCTTGTTCAGCGTCGCGACGGCACTGCGCAACCAAGGTGTCTCGATCGTCTATATCTCACACCGGATGGAGGAAATCTTTGAGCTTTGCGACCGGATCACGGTCTTACGGGATGGAATTTCCGTCTCGACACACGCGATTCCCGAGACATCGTTTGAACAGATCGTCCGGGAGATGGTCGGTCGTGAGATGGGGGAACGGTATCCGGATCGTGATGTGTCGATCGGTGCGACTGTTCTTGAGGTCAAACAGGCGAGCGGAAAACGGTTCGACGATGTCTCGTTCTCCGTCAAAGCAGGCGAAATCATCGGCTTCTCTGGTTTGATGGGTGCCGGTCGGACGGAAGTCATGCGCGGATTGTTCGGGGTCGATCGCCTGAAAGACGGGACAATCGAACTGAACGGACAATCGCTGAAAATCAAGACACCGTACGACGCGATCCGCCAAGGCATCGGCTTTTTGACCGAGGATCGCAAAGGCGAAGGATTGTTCCTCGACTTTTCACTGCGCGAGAACATCTCACTGCCAACGATTCGTTCGTTATCAAGATCCGGTGTCATCAAGGATCAGGCAGAACGTGATTTCGCAGAAGGATACTTGAAGTCACTCTCGGTCCGGCATAGCTCGATGGACCAGCCGGCGAAGTCCCTATCCGGGGGGAACCAACAGAAGGTCGTCCTTGCGAAGTGGCTCGGAACACAACCGAAAGTCTTGATCCTCGACGAACCGACACGTGGTGTCGACGTCGGGGCGAAGAAAGAGATTTACCTCATCATGAACGAACTCGCTGCGGCGGGGGTCGCGATCATCATGGTCAGCTCGGACCTTCCGGAAATTCTCGGGATGAGCGACCGCGTCTACGTCATGCGCGAAGGCAAGATGAGCGGCATGTTGACACGACAGGAAGCGACGCAAGAAAGCATCATGACACTTGCGACAGGAGGACAATGA
- the rbsD gene encoding D-ribose pyranase, with amino-acid sequence MKKHGILNSHISKVLTDLGHTDTIVIADCGLPIPERVARIDLALELGTPSFLDVVRVVAGDMAIEQLTLATEIKEANPDVLEQLEAMQIETTFVSHEEFKKQTQQAKVIIRTGEATPYANVIFHSGVIF; translated from the coding sequence ATGAAGAAACACGGTATCTTAAACAGTCATATCAGTAAGGTCCTGACCGATCTTGGTCATACCGATACGATCGTCATCGCTGATTGCGGCTTACCGATTCCAGAAAGGGTCGCACGAATCGATTTAGCACTGGAACTCGGCACACCATCATTTCTCGACGTCGTCCGTGTCGTCGCCGGTGACATGGCGATCGAACAGCTGACTCTGGCAACGGAGATTAAGGAAGCGAATCCAGACGTCCTCGAGCAACTGGAAGCCATGCAGATCGAGACGACGTTCGTTTCGCACGAGGAATTCAAGAAACAGACACAGCAGGCGAAGGTCATCATCCGGACCGGAGAAGCGACACCGTACGCAAATGTCATCTTCCATTCCGGCGTAATCTTTTAA
- the rbsK gene encoding ribokinase, with protein MKQISVIGSISMDLVVESKRRPGAGETVIGDAFHTVPGGKGANQAVAVARLGSTVEMIGCVGSDANGEAIRENFKTQGVQTTHLQTIEGERTGTAHITLAEGDNSIVVVQSANQHVRFADDALAPILADSEIILLQLEIPIETVETVAREAHAAGIPVVLNPAPARSLSPELIEHVTYLTPNEHECGLIFGQDQPIEHWLMEYPNKLIVTEGSRGARFYDGESIVTIPAIETTVVDTTGAGDTFNGALAVALTEGQPLVEAIRFANRAAGLSIRALGAQGGMPTRDQMEGDA; from the coding sequence ATGAAACAAATCAGTGTCATCGGCAGTATCTCGATGGATCTCGTCGTTGAAAGTAAACGCCGCCCAGGCGCAGGCGAAACGGTCATCGGGGATGCCTTTCATACCGTACCGGGTGGAAAAGGTGCAAACCAAGCGGTGGCAGTCGCGCGTCTCGGCAGTACCGTCGAAATGATCGGTTGCGTCGGCAGTGATGCGAACGGTGAAGCCATCCGCGAAAACTTCAAGACGCAAGGGGTACAGACGACGCACTTGCAAACGATTGAAGGCGAACGGACGGGCACGGCACACATCACGCTCGCTGAAGGCGACAACTCGATCGTCGTCGTTCAATCTGCCAACCAACATGTGCGATTTGCGGATGATGCACTCGCACCGATTCTCGCAGACAGTGAAATCATCTTACTCCAGCTCGAGATTCCGATCGAAACGGTCGAGACCGTTGCTCGCGAAGCACATGCAGCCGGCATACCAGTCGTCTTGAATCCAGCACCGGCGAGGTCACTCAGTCCGGAATTGATTGAACACGTCACATACTTAACGCCAAACGAACATGAATGTGGCTTGATCTTCGGACAAGACCAGCCGATCGAACATTGGCTGATGGAATACCCGAATAAACTGATCGTGACCGAAGGTAGTCGCGGGGCACGCTTCTATGACGGAGAGTCGATCGTGACAATTCCTGCGATCGAGACGACCGTCGTCGATACAACAGGAGCAGGGGATACGTTCAATGGCGCCTTAGCCGTTGCGTTAACGGAAGGACAACCGCTCGTCGAGGCAATTCGTTTCGCGAACCGGGCAGCCGGCTTATCCATCCGCGCACTCGGCGCACAAGGCGGGATGCCGACACGGGATCAGATGGAGGGAGACGCATGA
- a CDS encoding LacI family DNA-binding transcriptional regulator, with protein sequence MSTIREVAKAAHVSVATVSRVMNEKGYVSEKSRKAVLQAIKQLDYRPNRVARSLFQKRSGLIGLIVPDITNPFFPQLARAVEDMAHQHGFQVILCNTDEQFQKEREYIKSLEAMHVDGLIITTNYSNNPNYEELEVPVVALDRVLQGAIPTVTSNGYEGGKKAASFLLASGATELAVISGPSKLPTIKKRRDGFEEIAGTHLVASIESPFHFQGSLDAANYLFDHYHCNGIFAASDVIAAATVQVAAERGITIPDELQVIGYDGIELGQMISPPLTTIAQPIYQMGELAAKLLIQRIEGTPIAAVHHELTVEIIERETTKRKDEEA encoded by the coding sequence ATGTCGACCATCCGGGAAGTAGCGAAAGCGGCACATGTCTCCGTCGCGACGGTCTCACGCGTCATGAACGAAAAGGGTTATGTCAGTGAGAAATCGCGTAAGGCGGTGCTTCAGGCAATCAAACAATTGGATTATCGACCGAACCGGGTCGCGCGATCGTTGTTCCAAAAACGATCCGGATTGATCGGTTTGATCGTTCCAGACATCACGAACCCATTCTTCCCACAACTCGCACGGGCTGTGGAAGATATGGCACATCAACATGGTTTTCAAGTCATTTTGTGTAACACAGACGAACAGTTTCAGAAAGAACGCGAATATATCAAGTCACTCGAGGCGATGCATGTCGACGGATTAATCATCACGACGAACTACTCGAACAATCCGAACTATGAAGAACTCGAAGTGCCGGTCGTAGCGTTAGACCGTGTGTTACAAGGAGCGATTCCGACGGTGACCTCAAACGGATACGAAGGCGGGAAGAAGGCGGCATCATTTTTACTTGCATCTGGTGCGACGGAACTGGCCGTCATCAGCGGTCCATCGAAACTCCCGACGATCAAGAAACGACGGGATGGCTTCGAAGAGATTGCCGGAACGCATCTCGTTGCAAGCATCGAGTCACCGTTCCACTTTCAAGGGTCGCTCGATGCCGCGAATTATCTGTTTGATCACTATCATTGCAACGGGATCTTTGCCGCGAGTGATGTCATTGCCGCAGCAACGGTGCAGGTCGCTGCGGAACGCGGGATCACGATTCCAGACGAGCTACAAGTGATCGGCTATGACGGGATCGAACTCGGACAAATGATTTCACCACCGTTGACAACGATTGCGCAGCCGATCTATCAAATGGGGGAACTAGCCGCGAAACTCCTGATTCAGCGGATTGAAGGCACACCAATTGCCGCCGTCCATCATGAGTTGACGGTTGAGATCATCGAACGGGAAACGACGAAACGGAAGGATGAGGAAGCATGA